A window of Mus musculus strain C57BL/6J chromosome 3, GRCm38.p6 C57BL/6J genomic DNA:
TGGAGGCCCTGAGCTTCCTCCCAATGCAAAGCAGGGAGAGGAGTAGACGAAAGGTCTGTGTTAAAGGTTAGGGCTTGGAAAATGAAGCGCTGCGCTAAACTGAAGTCATAGCATGCTTATAAAAAGATatacacaggggctggagagatggttcggtgGTTAAGAGCGCATGTTGTTCTCAGAGACTCAGTTCAGTTCcgagcacccacatcagacagttaaactccagctccaaggaatccaACTCCCTCTGGTGTCCTCAGGCAggcgtgcacactcacacacccacagacaagaacacccccaaagaaataatattaagaatatttttcaaagaaatgcTCAGGGACCAttgcgatggctcagtgggaaagtgtGCTTGCTCTCAAGCCTGAtctgaatggagagaaaaaaaccaaCTCCTGCCAGTTGTTCTCTCATCTCCACAGACTTGCTGTGACACACATGTGACCCCCCCGGAACTTACAAATAAATAACatacaaatgtaaaaaaagacatacaaaacaagacaaaacaaaaacaaaaacaaaaaaaaaaaaggaaagcggGAAGACACAGCCAcggcacacctataatctcagcacttgggaaacagaggccgGGAGAGCCAGAGCTGAAGGTCATCTTTGGGCACAAATCCAGCTtaggttccaggccagtctggtctacacgagaccctgtctcaaaactcgtggagcagtggtgacacacacatttaatcccagcactggagacagaggcaggtggagttctgacTGAGCCTGctctatggagtgagttctaggctacacatagaaaccctatctcaaataaacaaacaaaaaacaaaaacaaaaaatagaaaatttgggcgcggtggtgcatgcctttaatcccagcacttgggaggcagaagcaggcagatctctgtgaagttGACACCAGCCtattaatgagttccaggatagccagggctatatatagagagagacccccatgtcaaaaaaaaatcataataacaTTCATACCCACCTAGGAAAGGAAGCTGAGGAAAAAGTGaattaatttttatactttttcaGCAGTGAGATGTATGCTCCCTCAAGGAAGAACACAGGTTCTAGAATATCAGGTTGACACCTTTATCCTTTAATTGTAATGGGTCCAGGGCTGGTGGACCAGTCTGTTCCACACAAGCTGGATGTAGCACTAGGATACCAAGCACTCAGTGTAAGCTTAGAAGCAACTTGCCCTTTCATCTCCCGGAATTTGCTTCATAGAGGAACACACCTGCCTGGCCTTCTGTTATCCTTTGAGCACAGCTTAGCTAAGAACTCAGTAACTTCTCTGTCACATGTCTTTGTTACCGGCTTTCTCCGGACCCTCCTCTCACTCCGCTGAGATCTGGCATGCCCCCTTCGACCATCCCTCCCCTGCATACCCCTCCTCCTCACCTGAATGTTCCTCTTGATGATGTCCCTGGTCAGCTGAACCTTGCCTGTGCTGGGGTCCACTCCAGCCAATGGCACCATGACCTCTCCGATGACGTCATCCCGAGAGAATCGATCAAAGCTGAGCACCAGGAAATGCAGCACCAGGTCCTGCAGCTGGCTGTACGGGATGCCGTAGAAGGTGAAGGTCTCATCGAACACCGGGTCCAGCGTCTTGCGAAGCACTCGGGTCTTCACTCGATGCCGCTTGTCCGGGAGAATGGTCATTTTGATGTAGGGATCGGAGCCCTGGGTCTGGTCATCCATCACTGGCAGCCCGTGAGCCTCTTGGATTGTCACCACCAGAGCTTTCTTGGGAAAGTTGTAGTCCACGGAGAAGGTAAGAGAGCCTAACATCACGTCTTCCTCTGGCGAggatggggaggtggctttgCTCTCACCAGGGGTCAGGCTTGTCATGGGGCTCCTCAGTTCTTCCCCATAGTCTCTTTTGATGGGTAACTGGTCCATACAAGATGCAGGGCTAGGCCCTCTGGGATCCTTGTCGTGGCTCAGCAGGCCAGACTCCGCGTTTATTAACAGGTTCCCTCGTCCACTTTCCCTCCGAGGGCCATCTTTGTCTCTCCGAACTTTGATGATTTTCTTCTTGTTGCTGAGGGTCTCTGGGTAGATGCTAATGCCTTTCAGCATATGAATGAACTTGTATGGCGGGGTCTTGTGCTTCTTCTCTGCCTGCTGGTGGCAGCACGTCCACACAAAGACAGTCACTGAAACACACACCACCAGCACGGAGGCCCCGATGAGGCCAGCCGCTACCGGTGAcacatctgaagacagagaccagagttaTGTCAAAACAGTATTTCCATTCTTGTTAAGAGTGTGCCTCTCCTGGGGCCAAACTAGTCCTCACTCCAGCCCCACAGTGGGAGCCCATCTGGGCTTTAGAGCTTTTCTGCTCACTGCCCAGGAGGTGACCCAAACCCTTGCCTTCCTGCTAAAGCCACAGAGCACATTTGCAAAGCtactgttgtttgagacagggtttcattatgtaaccctggctgtcctccaaattgccatatagaccatgctggcttaGATCACACAGGGAttacctgcctcggcctcccaagtactaggatgaAAGGCTGGCTCACTTAGTTTCTTTATGTGCCTATGTAGTGTCTcatctgattttgttgttgttgttcttttgggttttttgtttgtttgtttttcgagacagggtttctctgtgtagccctggctgtcctggaactactctgtagacgaggctagccttgaactaagaaatccgcctgcctctgcctcccaagtgctgggattaaaggcatgtgccatcactgcccagcttcatctgatatttttttttttttttaaagatttatttctttattttacgtatatgagtacaccattgctctcttcagacacacctgaagagggcatcagaccccattgcagatggctgtgagccaccatgtggttgctgggaattgaactcaggacctctgaaagagcagtcagtgctcttaaccgctgagccatctccccagcccctcatctgatattttaaaaaatgtattatcattgcatgtctgtctgtctgtgcagccCGACAgagcctggtgcccatggagggcagaagaaggcatctgataATTTGGAACTGCCTGATTATTATtatatcatcttcttcttcttctccttctcctcctcctcctcctcctcctcctcctcctcctcctcctcctcctcctcctcttctgtttttcgagacagggtttctctgtgtagccctggctgtcctggaactcactctgtagaccaggctggcctcgaactcagaaatctgcctgcctctgcctcccgagtgctgggattaaaggcgtgcgccaccactgcctggcctgattcttcttttttaaaaccttTATAGCACTTGCAGATTTGATTGCTCAGTTTGATGTGTACTTCTCAGAAAGCAGAGTGTTTGAAGGTCACCTTTTGCGTGGGAATCTGTTCACCTCAACCACTGCACACGGCAGGAGCTGCGAGGCTGGTTTCAGGAAGGCATTCCAGTATACCCAGCACAGACTTGGAACAGCTAGACTCTTGCTTACTGATTGGCAGCTgtgtggggagagggtatggtgTTGAATGTAGTTGATCCTGGAAGGAATGGTCAGAGTGGGTACGAAGATGGCAGAGTACTGAGCCACGATGAGGGCCTCATGCCTGCAAACATGAGGGAGGCTGAGCCGGGAGGCTGTTGCAAGGCCAGAGCTAGCCTGACTAATGTCTCATCTAgcaagcttccttccttccttccttccttccttccttccttccttccttccttccgacagggtctcactgaatagccttggctgtcctggaactccatttgtagacaagactgtccttgaactcacagacatctggatgcctctgactcctgagtgctgagattaaaggaatttGACATATGCCCAcctcaaggcagaggcaggtgggtctctgtgagttccaggccagcctggtctacagagtgggttctaggacagtcagggctacacagagaaatcccatctcaggaaaaaaaaaaagaggctgcgggctggtgagatggctcagtggataagagcactgactgctcttccgaaggtcctgagttcccatcgaccacatggtggctcacaagcatctgtaatgagatctgtcgccctcttctggtgtgtctgaaatcagctacggtgtacttatgtataataataaatacatctttgggcctgagtgagcagagttgaccgGAGCAAGAGGATCCAACTGCAGTGAGCGGGGccaaccagagcgagcagaggtcctaaaaattcaatccccaacaactgcatgaaggctcacaaccatctgtacagctacagtgtactcttaaaaaaaaaaaaaaaaaaaaaaaaaaaagagaggctgCATGTGCAAGCAGACAGTGCTTCTCTAGCATGCGTGAACCTTGGGTTTGAGTTCAGTGCCACATAAAACCAAGCATGGTGGTtatgcctgcagtcccagcactagggaagtagCAGCAGGAAGGTGAAAGGCTCAAGgtatcaagttcaaggccaacctgggctacctgagattctgtctctacAGAAGGAATTACACTATAGGgcaaagctggcctcaaactcactaatcTTTGGCCCTAGCTTCCTCTGTGTAGATCTAACCATAGCACTCGGCTCCATAATTTTCCTGTTTATTATCTTCCCTGGAATGTAGCCCTTATGAGGATGGGTCATCTCGCTCGTTGGTGTAAGGCAATGTTTAAAACACATAGCAGGCATGTCAAGGTATTGTCTGCTGGATAAACAAATAACTAAAGACACAGAGCAGTGATCTGTCTCCCCTGCTTCCCTCTTCCCTGTCACTAGGATTGTCTTTCCCCTAAAAGTTGGACCTGCCTGACTTAAGTTCATTGAAACTAAATGGGTTTTACTACCTAAGGCCTATAGTGTCCCTCTTACAccttaggggaaagctggaagtcTGAAGAACTAAGGAAATAAATACAATTCTAGCATGTTCCAGATTCTTCCTAAATACCCTCATCTGCAGGGCCGACGGTCTCAATTCCTCAAGGCCATGGGCCCAGGCTCACCTCAGGAGGGAGCCATCTCCTGTCCCAGTAAACAAAACTCATCGCCGTCCTTGGTTTCTATCTGCTTATTACCCTGATCTGTTTGTTCATCTGCTTTTCTTCATTAGATACATTTAGTAAGAACAgagctgtcttctgtctgtctcagcTTCTCAGCTGCCAAGAAGCTGCCAACAGCTTTGGTCCAGTTTGTACTGTCATGCTTACCTGCTCCAAACATGGGCCACAGGCATGGGCCAGTGGGCAAATGAACACAAGCCAAAAACCTTTCATCAAAACCAGACTTGGTCCACTGTTGACTTCAATAACCTACATTTTAGAAACAAGGGTATACAGGCACTATGACTGCAGGCATCTAAGATAAATATAAAACCCGTTGGAGACTGGAAAGTCTGCCCACCTATAGGCAAGAACCTTAGCTAGGCAAGAATAACACATCAGGTGAGCACAGGCTTGGGCCCACATTAGGCTCTCCCTGGCTTACATTGTAAACACTGAGTCTACCTCTTGTAGGCGGCAGTGTAATTGAATCTGCACTGGGCATTCTGCACAGCACTGACAATAATGAAACGTTTCTGTCCTGAGTTAGATATTTTAATGCGGACTTATTAGGACCCTGGAAGGCATTAGGATAGAGACTTTTTATTACCAACGAACCCATTGAGTAAATGAATAGGACCAATGCTGTCCCTGGTTTATAATCAGGATGTTTATAATTTAGAAATCTTGCTAGGACTACAGATTGGCTAATGCCATTGAGAGGATTTATCTTCTGACCCTATTGCCACCAGAATCCAAACTTTGAATTATCTATATGGGTATACTATTCGTAGCTGTATGGATACTtgggaaaaaaaccccaaacaaaccacaaaaccagGGTGAAGGTGCTTCCTGCCAAATCTGTTGAAGCTATATGGGaattcttctgacttccacatgtacttttttttcttgtttttaattctttttgagacagggtttctctgtatagccctggctgtcctggaactcactttgtagaccaggctggcctcaaactcagaaatctgcctgcctctgcctcccgagtg
This region includes:
- the Syt11 gene encoding synaptotagmin-11 isoform X2; amino-acid sequence: MAEITNIRPSFDVSPVAAGLIGASVLVVCVSVTVFVWTCCHQQAEKKHKTPPYKFIHMLKGISIYPETLSNKKKIIKVRRDKDGPRRESGRGNLLINAESGLLSHDKDPRGPSPASCMDQLPIKRDYGEELRSPMTSLTPGESKATSPSSPEEDVMLGSLTFSVDYNFPKKALVVTIQEAHGLPVMDDQTQGSDPYIKMTILPDKRHRVKTRVLRKTLDPVFDETFTFYGIPYSQLQDLVLHFLVLSFDRFSRDDVIGEVMVPLAGVDPSTGKVQLTRDIIKRNIQKCISRGELQVSLSYQPVAQRMTVVVLKARHLPKMDITGLSDPYVKVNVYYGRKRIAKKKTHVKKCTLNPVFNESFIYDIPTDLLPDISIEFLVIDFDRTTKNEVVGRLILGAHSVTTSGAEHWREVCESPRKPIAKWHSLSEY
- the Syt11 gene encoding synaptotagmin-11 isoform X1, whose protein sequence is MAEITNIRPSFDVSPVAAGLIGASVLVVCVSVTVFVWTCCHQQAEKKHKTPPYKFIHMLKGISIYPETLSNKKKIIKVRRDKDGPRRESGRGNLLINAESGLLSHDKDPRGPSPASCMDQLPIKRDYGEELRSPMTSLTPGESKATSPSSPEEDVMLGSLTFSVDYNFPKKALVVTIQEAHGLPVMDDQTQGSDPYIKMTILPDKRHRVKTRVLRKTLDPVFDETFTFYGIPYSQLQDLVLHFLVLSFDRFSRDDVIGEVMVPLAGVDPSTGKVQLTRDIIKRNIQKCISRGELQVSLSYQPVAQRMTVVVLKARHLPKMDITGLSGNPYVKVNVYYGRKRIAKKKTHVKKCTLNPVFNESFIYDIPTDLLPDISIEFLVIDFDRTTKNEVVGRLILGAHSVTTSGAEHWREVCESPRKPIAKWHSLSEY